attaatgttatgtagtttgaataaagttaaaatagtaaaatgtattattttgtCTCTATCtctatcccacataccaaacattatcgactatcatattttatCCTTGTCCCAACCATATTTATCTTTATCTCTATCACAACTTTTATCtttatctctatcccaatagaataccaaacgcttCGTAAGCTTATAATGCAGCAaagtaatttatatatatttcccaaaaaaaaatctcatgGGTAGTGGGCGACAACAAAATCaccaaaaggaaaaaaaaggaaTAGCTAGTTTCTAAATACAATGCAAGAATTAAGGCATGTATAATTTTAGAAATACTAAGTAAAATGCATACTACATGTGAATAAAACTTATATACTTTTTGTAATCACCACTGAAATACGTATCACCAAATAAAATTTGAGAATAACAAATAATTGATTAGAAAATTCTGTTTCTACTTGAAACATAAACAATGCTTCTACCATTGCATCGACAATTCATAAAGTTACAAAAGAAGTACGAGCTAATGATAAATCTGTTTGtagttataattttatcaataggATGTGAAAATGAGAATATGAAAGGATAGTGAAGAAATTGATGAAAAcatagaagaaagaagagaaacTTGTAATTCTTATTCTCCGTAGAAATCCATACTTTTTGAAAGGGGTTTTGATATGAATtgtatgaattttttatttatctcaTGTCTTTTGATTGAAATGTAGGTTGGAGTTAAAATTCTAGGTCTACAATTTAGAAAAGTGTAATAtgtaaagaagaaaaagaaaatgcatttcaataattaattatttttaaatttaataaaatattaaaatttgataaaaaaaaatttttttgaCAAGTATGTAACAACGGTAATATTTTAAGTCAGTTATGGCTTTCTTGTAACTAACCCATTTATTTTCACCTCTTAGACCTATTATGGGCTGGTTAGGGACATACTAATCTCAAGTTTAGCCCAGATTggatttaaatttaaaaatcaaatctcaaacccagtccatataaattaatttaaaaatatacataattttaattttaaaaaataagattgacacttaaaaataaatatttaattataaatacataaatttcctaattaatattaataaaatggaCCGGATTGTGCTGACCCGTGCTATTTTTATCAGTTCCAAACCTGCTCAAAAAATAGACAGATTTTAGCGGGTCTTGACCGAAATTCACTTTTCTTATCCAAAATTAGACCAAAGATACGGGTCTAGACGAATCGGGTGGATACCTAGTTCCGTGAAGTAGTAAAATAGAGTGGCCCAGATAAATTGCTCATTTATTTCCATAGGTTAGGCTAGATTTATTTGTGGGCTTGCTAGTCATACAGCCCGTCTAAGTTTACGTTCTAAGAATGGGGCTTTaacaaagaaaaatcaaaaaaaattgggaaatTTACATGAAAATTCAGttttaaatcattattttattaaaaaaatatcattatttttaatatgtttagTTGTAATTCTAtaactaattataatttttattttaaaagctaaataataaaatattaattcatTCCTGTCCAAGTCCATTTAAATCTCTCTGCTTTTATACtggatttaaaatttataatgatatgatgattttgaaaataaaaaatagatatATAAGAAGATTGATGCTTGGAATAGGCTCCAAATGTTATTTTCAAGTTTGAATCCGATTAAGTGTGTGTCTGTGAAGCCCGATTCAACTCAATCCATAAAAGggtttaaattttgtttttgagATAAATAAGTAATCCAACCACACAAATTAAGAGAACTTCAGTACTTAATTGTATAAGGATTATCAGCACTTAAGGATGTTAAGGAACGAAAACAAAAACAGTCTCCTTCCTTTTTTCTCTTACTATTTTATGGGAGTCTTCAAGCCTTCTTTTTTGTGGATCTATCTTAAGGAGGAAGAATGAAGTTCCTTCTTCATCCTCTCGCCGGGTTAGGTTTACTGtattgttttttattatatttttttagtctgtttatatattttgttagatctctttatccgtttgaattgtatctactctctattattctgctatttataccttttttcggatttagcaagaacggaaacgatttattttatacgtggatcaatatatctgcgtggttgcaacaaaagaaagaactcagatccgaatgttcggaagggcctaaatgatgaagattcgaTTGCGGTTGCTTTTCTACGGATTAGGATTTCAATGAAGTATATGtgttattgttttttttgtatgttttctaccttttatggattttattgctctttgtagtcgttttcgtcccattgtggattttgtaaggttttttattttttttgtttcttattgtACTTGTTCTTTTCGTATCTAATGAAAACGTAGACAtttccatttaaaaaaaaaattatataaggaTTATTCACATAGAGGTCTAGATTCTTGTACCTATTCTCGAACATGGATGATTAATTTGTTATACATGATTGATGTATAAGTTTATGATTAGATTATAGGTTTGACTGACATATTCCTatataatgaatattttttgAGTTAAGCATCCAATATTTGTAATTGAATTGTCTCATCGTATGGAGACAAATTGACCAAAAATTACGATAGACTACTGTATAATATATGGTCAAAATATTTAGATCAAACTAACTCTATATGTTAAGAACGTGATGTGatgccttttaatttatttcacactcttcttcataaattttttatctACCTAAACTCCACCGTTTCAATTTAATTCAAAGTCAATCATGTGAAAAAATATGGCTTCATCATCTAAAAGATCTTAGCTTTTAAGAgatcaaagaaagaaaaaaatcatatttctgAGAATATAGTCAAAGCTAACTCAATACTCGTGGGTTTAActatgcttattttgtttttaccaaagtaagtcttactttgtgtgttttcaccatttgatgaaaacacacaaagtaagacttactttgtttttaacaaagtaagcatagaagacaTCCAATACTCGTTATCAATTCCGATCGTTATCTTTGTATATCAATTCAAATTCCGAGCGTCCATTTATGGACCGACAATTCATAGTATCTATAGGACTTATCTTCTATAAAATCAACTTGTATCTCTTTTTCTAGACAATATGTCTAGTCCGTAATGGACTAAGATGAATCATCTAAgctaaatatttatttactagTTTAGGATTGACAAAAATCTATGTTGAGCACAACTTTTTTACTTGTATCAGTTTTTGTACCAAAATAACTATTAATATGTTCCATTCAACACTTTCTAACACTTCCTAGAGAGAGTTATACTAATGTTTGGGCCAATTAGCTTCTAGCCAAAGGCAACCCTTTCTAAAAGGATGGATTCAAGTGGATTGAAGCTCGAGCACCAACAGATCGTTGGAAGACTATTAAATTTTTGTATAAACCTTTTTTTAGAGTTAAAGTccgcaaaaaaaaataaaaataaaataaaaatcaaacacTCATAGACATCGAAGCATCCTCTTAATGTTAGATTCGTCTATCATAGTTCTAAGTGAACATTCTACTTGAAATTAACAATCAACGAGGATGTTTCATTTGAATGGACCTGCAacacattttaaaaataatgtgtGACTCTACTTATTTTATTGTGTTGCAAACTCAAATGAAACATcatgattgattttttttatatatagtttgtCTGATTTTTCAGTTTCAGACTCGTCAAACACTTTTTAAGTGGATCATTTGACAATTAAAGCTTTCAGCGTGCGGTAGAACTCGATCTCGAACTCGAGACCTAGCTTATGACTTGAGACACTCAACTACTTAAGTCAATCTTAATTAGTTATCATGATTGGTTATTAGTTCCAACTAGAATGCACGTTTAAAACTATgataacataatataatttcTCATTCAGTTTCGACAACCACTCAGTTCTCCCTAAATTTAGGTTGCAAACATAGATCTACAGATCTCTCTTTTCAAAAGAAGATACACGTAAAACCATTTCTCCTCGAATAAATTGCAGTAATTAGAAGTGTAAAAAAAACTCTCATACATCCTCCCTCTACCTCTAAATATTTGTTGGATATTTCGAACAGGTCACTTTATATAGAACCAATCCGATTAGATTTCAccaatttattatattataaataaaatagaaatcgaatgaaataagaaatttttcattctttctaaaATTTCATCATTTCATGTAAAAAGATACATTATTTCtttctaaaagaaaaaaacataaagacGAGTATGTTGTTCTCTTATGTGAAGTTTTACTTGAAAATAATAGAAATATTTATGTCGTGAAACTAATTTACATAGTTCGTCTCGCAAATAAGACTTCGTATTGATTAAGTGTTAAAACATACTTATTAGATGAACACAAACTAATGTACATTTTTAAAACACATCCAATACAACATTTTGCAAACCCAAAAACAAGTTCTTGAATTaaacaaaacacaaaaacaaatcaACACCAAAAAATACAATCACTCACATctcaaagatcaaactaaaactttcaactaataataaaattacTAGATCTAATCGGACTCCTTTGTCTCAACAGAATCCTCAATTGAGCTTTCTGACACTCCAATTTCGTCCCCCAATGTCTATTCTTCGATCCAATTGTTCGAACAACTCGAGGAAATTCAACAAACCCTTTAATCCCTCTCTTTATATGATGATTCTCACTCTCCGGCGACACTCTCCGGCCAAAATTCTCATTACTCGACGAGGAAGACAATGATTTATCAGTTTCACCTATGAATAATCTGCTAAACTTCCCTGATAAATTAGcagatgatgatgatggttCTTCCTTCTTGTTTCCTTCCAATTCTAACAGCTTTTCCTCGAAGAAAAACTTAGCTTCGGCGAGCTTCATCTGAACTCTTTCTTCTCTAAAAACTTCAGCCATTCTTAacatctttctttcttcttcaatCTCTCGTTTTAAACGATCAATTTCAGCTTTATCAAATGAAATTCCTCGTGCAAGTTCTTCACAGACTCTCTCAACAgcttctcttcctcttctttccCCGGCGAGTTCTTTAGCCAATCTTTTATTCATTGCTTCTCCTCTCTTTCTCGCCTTTCTTTCGTAGAGTAACTCGGCTTGTAACTCGGTGATTTGGGCCTGAGCTAGTTCTAACTCGGTCTCCATTATTGGCCTGAAGAAGGTGAGATCCCAGAAACAAGCTGCGATCTTCCGAGCAGAAATTGGGTGATTTGTAGGGGGAAATTGGTGATTATAAAAAGGATTATCGTACAATTTCCAGGTAGGGAAAATGGGATCTTTTGAGGAAGAGCAAGTAGtagtcatcatcatcatcatcttcaatTCATGATCCATATCGTGTTGTATTGATTTTGATATCATctctttttctttgctttatttgGAATTGGGATTTGCCAACTAAAAAAGGGGTATGTGTAGGGCCATTTATCCTTGAATGAATTCTTGCTTTTAAAAGGGAAAAAGATATGTCAATATTCACATGGGATAGGATGGcacctcttcttctccttcttcttcattaTAACTATTTGGTAATAGTAGAGGTGTCCATGGCTTTTAATCATGCTTTTCATCACGCTTCATCTATTAATACTAGGGCTAAAAGCTAATCTTTGGCACACGGCTTACAGCGTGTACAACATATGAGATTGTCAGGACTCGAACCGTGGACCGTTTGGTCCAAGAAATTCTCATATCATGTCATGaagaactaaaagctcaagcatTAATGTCCAATAATAAATCCTATATTAAGATCTGACAATACTTATACCGTTTAGAAAATAAGGGTCTTATGTTTTCTAACACATGATAAGTATGTGGACAAGATAAGACTCGCATGATGTCATATTTTGAATAAACGCCGAAAGATATGATAGAAGTAAGTGAGACCATTGAGATCTTAACTAGGTTGGCATCTCCGGATAGTCTCCCAACAATTAGACCCAATTGTTTATTaagcaaaaattaaaataaagagTTCTTATAAAAACTTATCAATCCAAGGAAACTGAGACAACAAGGCTAATCCTACCCAATCTCCTAAAAAACCTCAGTCGAACGATTTTGAAATAAATCCACTACGTAAATCGAGTCGCACTCTAACCAAATCTTATGCTAGCCCTTTTCCCATATGACGTAAATTGGATGAGTAGCGCTTATAactcagccatataagcaaaagcgAAAATTATAGGAAAAGAAAACACACCGTTACTAAAGCCTTTGTCATTCTTGAAAATTACACTAGCTCGTTACCTTTCATTCGGAAGATCCAATAGTTGAACCATCCTTATTAATTTTTAGTCAATCCAAAATAGGACGCTCCAGATTAGGCGCTTTTACGGACCTATAAGACACCCTAAAAAGCCAAACACTATTATGCCTATCCTATAATTTACTCATTTTTGGCCCATCACTTCACTACTAGATCACAAGGACGACACGTTTGAGATGAATTCACTTCACTACGAGATCACACGGGCAACACGATTGAGATGAATTTAGACGGCATAATTATATAAACTCCCTAATGTGTAATCCACTTGAATCCAAATTAGTGCGGACGGATAATTCATATAATGTGTCTCACGAGCCTTCGACTAAACAAtcagataaattataaacaaatatcttttatcaaaataatatgtattttaattattaattattttataaaaattttaattttattcattaaattgtaaaaattatgactatttaatttatatataattaattaatcattagttaataaatttaaaattttgaatttaaaatgcaataataaatattatatacgaaagatatatttattatttccaattaaaatactaatttcttctcttcttttttttcatcttatttcttttcatttttttaattccaTAAACGGAATGGAATTCCATTTTTGAATTCTAGAATGctaaaattctagaaaattttagaattaaaaaaatctgagatttaaaaaaaaaaaaaagagagaagaagttgacttttaaaagttaattttttttctaaaataccCCTTACCACATCAGCATTTTAATAGAGTTAAAAATTTACCTTGATTCTTCTAATGGCGCAAATTACATGGTTTGTTTtggggcaaaaaaaaaaaccacagatCCTGATCTACAAAAGCGagaaaccacatgagtttttcTAATTAATCGTACTTTCAATTAAAAtacattaaataataatataattttattactaaTATTATTGGCCTACTTGTATTAATATGTTaagaaaaattatataaaatttaattaaatatatataaaaaattaattagtgatataagagtaaatttattattttatataaaatttatgaatGAATAAACTATGTAGTTAAATTTTTCAAAAACCATAGATTTCATAACATAATATGCACAAACTCagagatt
The DNA window shown above is from Euphorbia lathyris chromosome 1, ddEupLath1.1, whole genome shotgun sequence and carries:
- the LOC136210929 gene encoding LOW QUALITY PROTEIN: protein BRANCHLESS TRICHOME (The sequence of the model RefSeq protein was modified relative to this genomic sequence to represent the inferred CDS: deleted 1 base in 1 codon) is translated as MISKSIQHDMDHELKMMMMMTTTCSSSKDPIFPTWKLYDNPFYNHQFPPTNHPISARKIAACFWDLTFFRPIMETELELAQAQITELQAELLYERKARKRGEAMNKRLAKELAGERRGREAVERVCEELARGISFDKAEIDRLKREIEEERKMLRMAEVFREERVQMKLAEAKFFFEEKLLELEGNKKEEPSSSSANLSGKFSRLFIGETDKSLSSSSSNENFGRRVSPESENHHIKRGIKGFVEFPRVVRTIGSKNRHWGRNWSVRKLN